The region GCTGTGATAAGCTAATTCGACCATGGGCGTAATAATAATCGACCGAGCGTCATTTTATCTGAGAAAATGTCACCCCCGAATCTACCGAATAACTGTTTTCAGTTAACTTGACCAATCAATCAAATCCAATTACTCGCTTCATTGCCAAAATTTAAACGGTTTCAGACGTctgattttttcatacatcatacaatttctattttgcaaaaaaaaccCTTTCCGTTTTGTACAATTTATGACCGTGTAAACCATAGACACACGTAGGACGAATATATCGCTGTAAGAATGACCAAAACCGGTTCATCTAACCTTGTGACTTTGGTACCGATTACAAGCCTCATCTGTAAAGCTTTCCGGCAATATTCAAGCGAACGCGCGATAATATTCGCTGATTGCGGGGAGAGAGTTTTCCCGACAAATAACGTGTAGCGTCCAGATGCGTTTTAGGTGTGTATGTATAAGGCACGGTGTTCTGGGTTGCGTCGCGTCGGCTTGCCGCGCACTTCGATGAAGGCACCCTCTGCATCATCCCTTATACATTATACCAAAGTTCCAGCAGGCCCCCTGGTTCACTTAGTTATCGCGATTATTTCATAATAGATATACCGGGCCCCCAGGGGACTCGAGATATAGTCGCCGGTTATCAAGCCTCCTCCCCCCGCCCCATCCTCACGATGCCGAGGCACCAGGACACCGCCGCATTCCTCACCCTGGACCAGATCAGACATCGGGACCAGAACACCGGGCTCGTATCGAAACGGAACGCGACATCTTCACCCTGGGTAAAACATCGGTTATAACttgggtataaaaatattgtcactCGAATTTCTCGACTCTACTttcaatgttttgtttttcgttattattactagCGGTCTCGATGGGTATAACAATTATTTCTATGGACACATAGtcgacattttatttttatggttAAATCCCTGCAATCGCAGAGGGATTGTCGTAGAATAGCGAACGGAACCGAACGTTGATTCAACGGCTTAACGATTAATGAGATGTCCcgcttttttctctctctctcactctctcttttCGAGATGAGCGGGAGACACGCGAGACCACCAGCCTCCTAATCGGAGTTCTAATAATGTGAATTTAACCGCGCTTATAAGCCGCACCTCCGAGTCGACGGCGTGCAGGCGCAAAGAtcaaagagtgaaaaaattagtcGGTGTAAGTGTGCTGTGCTCCTCGAAACGTCTTTATTGACGGAGCTAGGCGGCTTTCGTCTTTGATAAGAGATGAAGCGCGTCGCCTCCCACACCCCAGTTTCCACGTCTGCCTACTTTCTACCCGAGGAATATATATCTAGCTTCTTCTCTACCTTTCTCCCTCGCCTGCGCGGCCTCCCTCCACATAATCCATGCTGACACAGGCACAccgagagaagaagagagacagagagagggtGAGCTTTCCTCCGGGGTGTAGGTACCTGCCACCCTGCGACCTCGTATACGTACAGCCACTTCACTTTCGCTCGCATCTGCCGAAATGTCAAAGGATAGAATGAAAGCTCCGAGAATCCCGGCTTTCAAGAACCTCTGGAACTCAAAACTTCCCACCGAATTCCCCGTCTGCGGTTCGGGATTTTGGTCCATTTTTACCACCCCGTTAAAATCGACCTAAGAAATCGGCATTACCGAAGGGGATTCGATCGCGAAAGTCAAGGGATGGGTAATTGGTTCGCGGAGAACAAGATCGACGGTTTCATCTTAAAGGACTTAAATTCGCCTTGGAGCTACACCTGCGAGTTTTAGACGCCATGAGCCAGTCCGCAAGAAACGGAACGGAGTGGAATTTGGATGGATGAGGCGCCAGTGGTgagtttttatttgttacaccATGGGAAAAGGTcgtaaaagaatttttcacgcCGGCACCCTCGAGGACTTTGCGGTCCAATTATCTCTCCGCCCACTCTAACTTACTTCGCTTCTATTCCTACTCCACTTTCTAAATTATCTGCAATTCTGTAATCTTCTTCCTTATGCAGAATAATTTATATTGCCACCGTTGTACCGACTGTACTCTTTTGCGGTTCTTAGAAGCTTTTGACCCCGGAACCTCAATAAATACTACAATACCATCTATCTATTTGTCTCATGCGTAGTACCTGATAGGAAACTCCGGGATCAAGGTAAGCATCGCGACGCAAGTTGCAGAAACTCAGAGAGACGATCGTCGAATCCATTAATTACAGATGATGGCATCTGGTCTGGGCAACGTCCGATCCGAAATACCAGACGTTTCTACTTTCTTGGCTGATTACACGCCCGGCATGCATCACCGTTCGTTCGTCTTATCGCTAATTGCAGTCTTTACATTCATCACTCCTGCACGTACGTTAATTGTAAACCTCTGACGTTTTATGACGCCGTCGCATAATCTGATTTATCATTTCGTCCCCTTATAAAACACGCGGTGAAGTGGAAGGCCTCTTCTTGTGCGGtggtttcaagtttttttcgaattcttctTATATTCCACCCCGCGTAGTCTCGTCAAAACAGGTAAAAGGAAGCGAGGGGTGAACCTTGCTGCAAACggtggtgggaaaaaaagaaaacggacGCGCGTTCGGTTctcgaaagaaatttatttatgcgAACAGGTTCAGGACGGGGTATTTAATTCCCCGGGGGGATGAAGCCGAGTTGTACCGCCTGGACGAGTCACGCCGTTTTGCTTGTTGTTTGGCCTTTTTTTCCCCAactaattttattcacgctaCCGTTTGCCGCGAAGCTTTGTCGGTCTCGAACTCTCACTTTTTACACTGGTTTTAACCCTCGGAGGAAACACGTGACTACTTACGGGGACGCTAGATTCCCGTCCTGTTTTGAACCCTCGGTAATACGAACAAATTTGTATAAATCCGCTCAAGCTTCACCCACTTTCAAGGATACCCGAAATTAAACCGTACTCATAATGTTTCATGATCGTTATAATTTACTTTCTCCGCGGAGACTCGGAAAATTATATCGCAGTCTGAGTCGATTTTCAGGGTCAATTAATCAACGGTGAAAATggataaacaaatttatagCGCGCTTTGAAAGTATTATCCGTGACTTAATTTCGCggtcgtaaaaataaaattagccGTGTAATCAATCAATGTTCATATTGGTTTCATATGTGTAATCAGCAATCGTCTTAGTGACAGAGTAAGAATGTAcgaataacaaattttcactgaaatgACTGACCTTcgtgaagtttgaaaatttcatagaaCTCgcagtttcatttatttattttacaatacaGCGGTTTACATTCGTCGCTGTACTTTTCCCTGATGGTTCTGATAACTTGTGCGCGTAATAGCGAGTAAATCCGCATGTCGTACCGTAGAATTACGTACGGTATGTACGCATGTATGTGCGAAGGCGAGAGTAACGAGACTTAGGATTGAGTACATAAGTAAATTTCactaaaagaaaagaaaaccaacGACAGAACGGACTCGAGCTAAACCGAGCATTTCCTCAATCGTTCCGTTTGAAACTAAGGTAAAGAATTACGATAATCGAGTACATCAATTGaggtaaattatttattattagaTTTGCTGTGCGTCAGCCCCTTCGGGCAGTGATTTCTGTGACGTTGCGTTAAAACGTACGTTAATaagtgttgaaaattgttgCCGGCATACTAAACCAAGATCGTAGTTCGACTTTCCTTCTGCCCTTCCTCGCCTCTGCTATCCCctgattaaaattcatttaacaGGTTTAAAATTGCCTAATTTATGTGGTGAAATAATAGTTATATTTCAGGAttaaaataatacattatCGGTGGCTCGTTTCTGAAAACAATATGACGATGGCGAGCTCGTAAAGTAAAACAACTCTAGCATTACTCGACTGCAGCCCGTCGTTGGGGGGCACAACAACTCGACATACACACATAGTATACAcggatatacgtatacgctATACGCGATCCAATTTACTAATTGAATCGTTCAGCCGATACGTCGACGCCTGGCACCGGGACGCCGTTGCGTGGGAGTCGAGATCCCGCCTCCGCAGGCGGAGCTTCAAAGGTGTCCACCCACGCCGCAAGCTCTCAACGTCGGTAAAAAGCCGGGTTGAGCCTGAGCAACGGAGACGTTAATCCCCGATTCTAACGTCAGTATCATTCCAACCGTTTTCTCAGTCACGCCGCGCACGCGTCCTTTTGGTAGAAAAATTCACCGAgattaataaagaaaaatcccGCAACGTCAGCCTCCGTTCGACACGTGTGTGACGATAATCACCCTCCACATTTGTTCTTTTagttttcgttaatttttagtCATatatttgttacttttttttttctgcaactgTGCTTTCAAGGACCGTAAGTTCCGCTATAAGAAATTTCTTCGTATTCGGTAACCCGGGGAGGTTACAACCCCCGCGGAATCATCTTCGTTCTCGCGTTTGAGCCACAGTGACGTGCCTCGAACGTTAAAAATGTTGGGAGGCTACGAGGCTCAGGCAGAATATTACCCTCAATGGCATCAGCCGTACAACTACATGACCCAGCTGCCCTACGGTGAGTTTTCCATACAATTTTCACGACACAAGTGTTTGACTTGTCTTtaatcgaatttcgaattcgTGCAACGCCGCTCATTCCCATCGTATTTCGTACGCGTTTCAGGACCCATCGGAATTCCGGACCCGGTCGAGGTTCATTCGACGTATTGGGCGGCGGCGGATTCCGGAATATCCGGGGGCAGTTCGGGGGCCGGAAGTCCGGCGGCCTCGACGCCGCCGTTGATCGAAGAGATCGGAGTCCAGGAACCGTCGCACTATTCCCCTTCGTCGCATTCCTCGCACTACTCGAAgtcaacgacgacgacgacgacgaaccaccaccatcacaatcaccatcatcatcatcatcaccaacAGTACAACGCCCATCAGATGACGAGTGGCTCGGGGCACCAATCTTATCCAGCTTTGATGTACCAGGCTTGTCAGACCGAGTCTGCGACTAGGCAGAGCGAATTTCTTGGGGGTTCGTTGCAgccctccgaccaccttcaacgcGTCCACGACGTCAGGGAAGGGATGGTCGTAAGGCCGAAACGGAGGAACACCGCGAATAAAAAGGAGAGAAGACGCACCCAGAGCATCAACAACGCCTTCGCCGATCTCAGGGACTGCATACCGAACGTACCGACCGACACGAAACTTTCCAAGATAAAAACACTCAGGCTCGCGGCTTCC is a window of Neodiprion fabricii isolate iyNeoFabr1 chromosome 6, iyNeoFabr1.1, whole genome shotgun sequence DNA encoding:
- the LOC124184299 gene encoding heart- and neural crest derivatives-expressed protein 1-like produces the protein MLGGYEAQAEYYPQWHQPYNYMTQLPYGPIGIPDPVEVHSTYWAAADSGISGGSSGAGSPAASTPPLIEEIGVQEPSHYSPSSHSSHYSKSTTTTTTNHHHHNHHHHHHHQQYNAHQMTSGSGHQSYPALMYQACQTESATRQSEFLGGSLQPSDHLQRVHDVREGMVVRPKRRNTANKKERRRTQSINNAFADLRDCIPNVPTDTKLSKIKTLRLAASYIGYLMAVLDSDEGEEPQSFKAEILSSSRRNKSQQNAIETSGQSTSLVQEEGPKGKGRTGWPQHMWALELKQEPQA